In the genome of Fundidesulfovibrio soli, one region contains:
- a CDS encoding anaerobic nitric oxide reductase flavorubredoxin: MPVRISDVVTWVGKTDWELRKFHGEEYSTHRGSSYNSYLLRAEKTVLMDTVWSPFSHEYVASLAAEVDLDSIDYVVMNHAEPDHSGALCEVMRHIPDVPIYCTANGVKSMRGMYHRDWNFHPVKTGDTLNIGQGLDLVFVEAPMLHWPDTMMSYLTGEAILFSNDAFGQHLASEGLYNDTVDTCELFQEAMKYYANILTPFSKLVTRKIQEFVGLNLPLKMICPSHGVIWRDNPMQIAEAYLKWASDYQEEQVVILYDTMWNATRRMAELIAQGVKAAAPGLAVKCVNIGKSDKNDAITEVFKSKAVLVGSSTINRGILSSVAALLEEMRGLAFKNKKAAAFGSYGWSGESVKHIEEALGGCGFEVMQPGLKMLWQPDAEGERQCVAYGEALGAMLAG, translated from the coding sequence ATGCCCGTCCGGATCAGCGACGTCGTCACCTGGGTCGGCAAGACCGACTGGGAACTGAGGAAATTCCACGGCGAGGAGTACAGCACGCACAGGGGCTCCTCCTACAATTCCTATCTGCTCCGCGCGGAGAAGACCGTGCTCATGGACACGGTGTGGTCGCCCTTCTCACATGAATATGTGGCCTCCCTCGCTGCCGAAGTGGATCTGGACAGCATCGACTATGTGGTGATGAACCATGCCGAGCCGGACCACAGCGGGGCCTTGTGCGAGGTGATGCGGCACATCCCGGACGTGCCGATCTACTGTACGGCCAACGGCGTGAAATCCATGCGCGGCATGTACCATAGGGACTGGAACTTCCACCCGGTGAAGACCGGGGACACGTTGAACATCGGCCAGGGCCTGGATCTCGTGTTCGTTGAAGCACCGATGCTGCATTGGCCGGACACCATGATGTCCTATCTCACAGGTGAGGCCATCCTCTTCAGCAACGACGCCTTCGGGCAGCACCTGGCCAGCGAAGGACTCTACAACGACACCGTGGACACCTGCGAGCTGTTCCAGGAGGCCATGAAATACTACGCCAACATCCTGACGCCCTTCAGCAAACTGGTAACCAGGAAGATACAGGAGTTCGTCGGGCTGAACCTGCCATTGAAGATGATCTGCCCGAGCCACGGCGTCATCTGGCGCGACAACCCCATGCAGATCGCCGAGGCGTACCTCAAATGGGCCAGCGACTACCAGGAGGAGCAGGTCGTCATCCTCTATGACACCATGTGGAACGCCACCAGGCGCATGGCGGAGCTTATCGCGCAGGGCGTCAAAGCCGCCGCCCCCGGGCTGGCCGTGAAGTGCGTGAACATCGGCAAAAGCGACAAGAACGACGCCATAACCGAGGTTTTCAAGTCCAAGGCCGTGCTCGTGGGCTCCTCAACCATCAACAGAGGCATCCTCAGTTCGGTCGCGGCGCTCCTGGAAGAGATGCGCGGCTTGGCCTTCAAGAACAAGAAGGCCGCGGCGTTCGGTTCCTACGGCTGGAGCGGTGAATCCGTGAAGCATATCGAGGAGGCGCTCGGGGGGTGCGGATTCGAGGTGATGCAGCCGGGGCTCAAGATGCTTTGGCAGCCCGACGCCGAAGGTGAGCGGCAGTGCGTGGCCTACGGCGAGGCGCTGGGGGCGATGCTGGCAGGCTGA
- a CDS encoding YbgA family protein — MESPLRIGVSACLLGHPVRYDGGHKHDRWITGELGRHVSFVPVCPEAEAGFGIPREAMRLVGDPDDPRLVTIQTGRDMTGAMKDWAAKRLDDLAGQDLCGFIFKSRSPSSGMERVKVYPEKGGAAANKGVGIFAAAFMKRFPMLPVEEDGRLNDARLRENFIERIFVLRRWRETVRAIREGAGVKSLIAFQASHKLLLMAHSPENARLMGKLVAAVTRENLANTLEEYEILLLKTTSILATVRKHVNVLQHMAGYFKKLTSPDERQELAEVIEEYRQGLTPLIVPLTLINHHVRKHCVAYLAEQAYLRPHPVELKLRNYY; from the coding sequence ATGGAATCACCCCTGCGCATCGGCGTGAGCGCCTGCCTGCTCGGCCATCCCGTCCGCTATGACGGCGGCCACAAGCACGACCGCTGGATCACCGGCGAACTGGGCAGGCATGTGTCCTTCGTACCCGTGTGCCCCGAGGCCGAGGCAGGCTTCGGCATCCCCCGCGAGGCCATGCGCCTGGTGGGCGACCCCGACGACCCCAGGCTGGTCACTATTCAAACCGGCCGCGACATGACCGGGGCCATGAAGGATTGGGCCGCCAAGCGTCTGGATGACCTGGCCGGTCAGGACTTGTGCGGATTCATTTTCAAAAGCCGTTCGCCGTCATCGGGCATGGAGCGCGTGAAGGTCTATCCCGAGAAGGGCGGCGCGGCGGCGAACAAGGGGGTCGGCATCTTCGCCGCGGCCTTCATGAAGCGCTTCCCCATGCTCCCCGTGGAGGAGGACGGCCGCCTCAATGACGCTCGGCTGCGCGAGAACTTCATCGAGCGCATCTTCGTGCTGCGCCGCTGGCGCGAGACGGTCCGGGCCATCCGCGAGGGGGCGGGCGTGAAGTCCCTGATCGCCTTCCAGGCCAGCCACAAGCTGCTGCTCATGGCCCACAGCCCGGAAAACGCGCGGCTCATGGGCAAGCTCGTGGCCGCCGTCACGCGGGAGAACCTCGCCAACACCCTGGAGGAGTACGAGATACTCTTGCTGAAAACCACCTCCATCCTGGCCACCGTACGCAAGCACGTGAACGTGCTGCAGCACATGGCCGGATACTTCAAGAAGCTCACATCGCCCGACGAGCGCCAGGAACTTGCGGAGGTCATCGAGGAGTACCGCCAAGGCCTCACGCCCCTGATCGTGCCGCTGACACTCATCAACCACCACGTCCGCAAGCACTGCGTGGCCTACCTGGCGGAGCAGGCCTACCTCAGGCCGCACCCCGTGGAGCTCAAGCTGCGCAACTACTATTGA